The following are from one region of the Stanieria sp. NIES-3757 genome:
- a CDS encoding glycosyl transferase family protein — MAEKYWLEKESEDEFDPIGSLLSEWSDPEEEEEEFRSDFFQGLEGRRKKAAFVLMAIWGIVLTLHLVAWGYLIVFILTGLVGIHAFRLSIAQPELPPTSLSVQDLASAPKVSLLVAAKNEEAVIGNLLEQLCNLDYPTEQYEVWAIDDHSSDQTPEILDRLAQQYPQLKVVHRPANAEGGKSGALNQVLSQTQGEIIGVFDADAGVTSDLLRRVVPMFTSAEMGAVQVRKAIANAEENFWTKGQAAEMALDSYMQQQRIALGGIGELRGNGQFVRRSALERCGRWNEETITDDLDLTIRLHLDNWKIGFLMFPSVQEEGVVKASSLWHQRNRWAEGGYQRYLDYWRYLFHSPMGLSKRFDLLTFILLQYILPTACVPDLIMATIRHHFILLSPLSGVLFFFAYLGMFRGILRTRTTQRLNLLDLINIAWQSLRGLVYMLHWQIVMPCITARMSIRPKRLKWVKTVHEGAGKESFEY; from the coding sequence ATGGCAGAGAAATACTGGTTAGAAAAAGAATCAGAAGACGAATTTGATCCCATTGGCTCTTTATTATCGGAATGGTCAGATCCAGAAGAAGAAGAGGAGGAGTTTAGAAGTGACTTTTTCCAAGGGCTAGAAGGACGCAGAAAAAAAGCTGCTTTCGTATTAATGGCTATTTGGGGAATTGTTTTAACTCTTCATTTAGTTGCTTGGGGATATTTAATTGTTTTTATTTTAACGGGATTAGTAGGTATTCATGCCTTCAGATTATCCATAGCTCAACCAGAATTACCTCCGACTTCCTTATCCGTTCAAGATTTAGCCTCTGCACCAAAGGTTTCGTTGCTTGTCGCTGCCAAAAACGAAGAAGCAGTAATTGGCAATTTGCTCGAACAGTTGTGTAATCTTGATTATCCTACCGAGCAATATGAAGTCTGGGCAATAGACGACCATAGTAGCGATCAAACTCCTGAAATTTTAGATCGTTTAGCCCAACAATATCCTCAACTGAAAGTAGTTCATCGTCCAGCTAATGCAGAAGGTGGAAAATCTGGTGCTTTGAATCAAGTTTTATCCCAAACCCAAGGAGAAATCATTGGAGTTTTTGATGCCGATGCTGGAGTTACTTCAGACTTATTACGGCGAGTAGTACCGATGTTTACCTCAGCAGAAATGGGTGCAGTCCAAGTTCGTAAAGCGATCGCTAATGCCGAAGAAAACTTCTGGACTAAAGGGCAAGCAGCGGAAATGGCTTTAGATAGTTATATGCAGCAGCAGCGCATTGCCCTCGGTGGCATTGGTGAGTTACGAGGTAATGGTCAATTTGTCCGTCGTTCTGCCTTAGAACGTTGTGGTCGTTGGAATGAAGAAACTATTACTGATGATTTGGATTTAACTATTAGATTGCATTTGGATAACTGGAAAATCGGTTTTTTAATGTTTCCAAGTGTTCAAGAAGAAGGAGTAGTCAAAGCAAGCTCACTGTGGCATCAACGGAATCGTTGGGCAGAAGGAGGATATCAACGTTATCTCGATTATTGGCGATATCTATTCCATAGCCCAATGGGTTTGAGCAAAAGATTTGATTTACTAACTTTTATTTTGCTGCAATACATCCTACCCACTGCTTGTGTACCTGATTTAATTATGGCAACGATTCGCCATCATTTTATTTTGCTCAGTCCCTTAAGTGGTGTGTTATTTTTCTTTGCTTATTTAGGAATGTTTCGAGGTATATTGCGTACCCGTACTACACAAAGACTCAATCTATTGGACTTAATTAATATTGCTTGGCAATCTCTTAGGGGGCTAGTTTATATGTTGCACTGGCAAATCGTCATGCCTTGTATTACTGCCCGAATGTCAATTCGTCCCAAACGTCTGAAATGGG